TGATATTGTTCAGGCATGTGATGTGACTGTTACGGGCACTCAAAAACGTATCTCCCTTGGTAATTCTTGCAGCCCGGGTAACAACAATAGTATCTCGTTGAAATCAACCGCTGCGCAAACGCCCACTCTCACAACACTCCGCGGAACGGTTTATGTGGTCAGTAAGCATAACGATTTGGCGACTAACCCACCCTCACTGTTTCGAGCCGAACTGAATTCGACTGGCGCTGTTGTCGGAAATTTGGAGGAGGTGGTTGAGGGCGTTGAGAGCATGCAAATACTCTACGGAGAAAATCTTGACGACGATAACTTCCGAAGTGCGGATACTTATGTTACCGCTGATAACGTTCAAGTCTGGGAGAATGTTGTGAGCGTACGCATTAGCCTGCTCATGCAGAGTGTTAACGACAATTTATCGCAAGGCGTGCTGCCCTATGTATTTAACGGTGTTACTTATAATGGCTTGGAGGGAAACCCTAGTGCCTCAGATAATCGGCTACGCCGAGTTTTTTCTCGCACTATATCGTTGCGCAACCGAACTCTAGGAAGTTAATGATGAACTTTTTACCCACATACAAACAACAGCAGGGTGTAACACTTGCCGTAACATTGGTCTTTTTGTTTGTACTTCTGGTTGTCGGTGGTTCTGCCGTGCGTATTTCTCTTGTGGAAGAGAAAATGAGCGGTAATCAGCGGGATAAACACATTGCCTTTGAGGCTGCCGAGTCGGCGTTAGTCAGTGGTGAAGATTGGCTGGATTCTCTAGTGGAATACAGAACGCCCACAGCTCAGGGAGCTGATAGCATTTGGGCGTTAGGTACACCGGGAACGGATAAGTGGTGGCGAACGAATAATGTCACGTGGTGGGCTGGTAATACCGTTGGTATTGATGGGAACAGTCTTCAGCATGCGCCTCCACGTTACATTGTAGAAGAGCGCGCCTTTGTGCAAAAAGGAGAAAACCTCATTATTGGCGCTGGCGAAACCAAGCAGGGCAAGTATTACTACCAGTTAACCTCCAGAGGGTATGGTGGTGGCGGGAATACGCGGGTGCA
The Teredinibacter franksiae DNA segment above includes these coding regions:
- a CDS encoding pilus assembly PilX family protein, with translation MMNFLPTYKQQQGVTLAVTLVFLFVLLVVGGSAVRISLVEEKMSGNQRDKHIAFEAAESALVSGEDWLDSLVEYRTPTAQGADSIWALGTPGTDKWWRTNNVTWWAGNTVGIDGNSLQHAPPRYIVEERAFVQKGENLIIGAGETKQGKYYYQLTSRGYGGGGNTRVHLRSTFIKRFD